The following proteins are encoded in a genomic region of Candidatus Glassbacteria bacterium:
- a CDS encoding DNRLRE domain-containing protein, giving the protein MLRSLVPMFVLAAVVTAGALHAQEVVDTLYCDADATVSGTTDRELVPDGGRQGYLCVGRFEHNPVNVAHQAYLMFELNGIDPSSISGAELRLWKSRARQDSLRVHSVDQDAWNEYGLYWINKPPDGDLLGSVYVHGGQYNAVDVTGFVQAQSDDAVSFCLKVDIRWNASDVYLGFNSREGGAPPMLVVTHGGPKKGDSTPTPGFPSTSSLEHGVYIDAGGSLTEYGSITEAVAAVQPGQEIVLGPGVYYETFDLTPSATAEAPLKIRGDGNPRPIIDGSLNSTSWKNTDRGLIKVSGNFWTIEHLEVRNAHPWAEAGANSGGFYIYPGNDCTIRDCAVYYNGDGIFCTSTSGNLTLEYNEVAWNSFPGAGYEHGHYVSGWGLTIVRFCYIHHNGGQNFKTRAEDLVFAYNYLQSCGNYQVDMVEGSEFTDQDALLIGNVIVTDNQARTNGQFMVFGQNRRGGSLLLFNNTFVHLYPSGSSFVHLWYPGTASVGSTTFEAWNNVFYIAPGAGEIQLLDADKPTPVKGSNNWISDGVSAVPAAFTATLGGDNPGLVNIEGGDYRPLPGSPLVDAGLPGADQAPEFHYDHPRGQEPRTVAGEAIDIGAYELLSDSEAYDFNRDSKLNILDVVALILSIVRGEAGLSADVNRDGAVTIADSIALIIKLRALS; this is encoded by the coding sequence ATGCTCCGCTCGCTGGTCCCGATGTTTGTTCTCGCAGCTGTTGTTACAGCCGGTGCGTTGCACGCTCAGGAGGTAGTCGATACGCTTTACTGCGACGCCGATGCCACCGTGTCGGGAACGACCGACAGGGAACTGGTTCCCGACGGCGGGCGGCAGGGTTATCTCTGCGTGGGCCGTTTCGAGCACAACCCGGTCAACGTGGCCCACCAGGCCTATCTGATGTTCGAGCTCAACGGGATCGACCCCTCATCGATCTCCGGCGCGGAACTCAGGCTCTGGAAAAGCCGCGCCCGCCAGGACAGCCTGCGTGTCCACTCAGTCGACCAGGACGCCTGGAACGAGTACGGCCTGTACTGGATCAACAAGCCGCCCGACGGCGATCTGCTGGGCAGCGTGTACGTGCATGGCGGGCAGTACAATGCGGTCGACGTTACCGGATTCGTGCAGGCCCAGAGTGACGACGCGGTCAGTTTCTGCCTCAAGGTGGATATCCGCTGGAACGCCAGCGATGTCTACTTGGGGTTCAACAGCCGCGAGGGGGGCGCCCCGCCGATGCTGGTGGTCACCCACGGCGGCCCGAAAAAGGGCGACTCCACACCCACGCCCGGCTTCCCCTCCACCAGCAGCCTGGAGCACGGGGTCTATATCGACGCCGGCGGATCGCTCACCGAATACGGCTCGATCACCGAGGCTGTCGCCGCTGTCCAGCCGGGGCAGGAGATTGTGCTGGGGCCGGGAGTCTATTACGAAACGTTCGACCTGACCCCCAGCGCTACCGCGGAGGCTCCGCTGAAGATCCGCGGCGACGGCAACCCGCGGCCGATTATCGACGGGTCCTTGAATTCCACCAGTTGGAAGAACACCGACCGCGGGCTGATCAAGGTCTCCGGCAATTTCTGGACTATCGAGCACCTCGAGGTCCGCAACGCCCATCCCTGGGCCGAGGCCGGAGCAAACAGCGGCGGCTTTTATATCTATCCCGGCAACGACTGCACGATCCGCGACTGCGCGGTCTATTACAACGGCGACGGGATATTCTGCACCTCGACCTCGGGCAACCTCACCCTGGAGTACAACGAGGTGGCCTGGAACAGTTTTCCCGGCGCTGGTTACGAGCACGGCCATTATGTCAGCGGCTGGGGATTGACAATCGTGCGTTTCTGCTATATCCACCACAACGGCGGCCAGAATTTCAAGACCCGCGCCGAGGACCTGGTGTTCGCCTATAACTACCTCCAGTCCTGCGGCAACTACCAGGTGGACATGGTCGAGGGAAGCGAGTTCACCGACCAGGACGCCCTGCTGATCGGCAACGTGATCGTTACCGACAACCAGGCCCGCACCAACGGGCAGTTCATGGTTTTCGGCCAGAACCGTCGCGGGGGCTCGCTGCTCCTGTTCAACAACACGTTTGTCCACCTCTACCCCTCGGGCAGCAGCTTCGTCCACCTCTGGTATCCGGGTACGGCGTCTGTCGGCAGTACCACGTTCGAAGCCTGGAACAATGTGTTTTATATCGCCCCGGGCGCCGGAGAGATCCAACTGCTTGACGCGGATAAGCCCACGCCGGTCAAGGGATCGAACAACTGGATATCCGATGGTGTCTCAGCCGTGCCCGCCGCGTTCACCGCCACCCTCGGCGGCGACAACCCCGGACTGGTGAATATCGAGGGCGGAGATTACCGTCCCCTGCCGGGCAGCCCGCTGGTGGATGCCGGGCTGCCCGGCGCGGACCAGGCACCCGAATTCCACTACGACCACCCCCGCGGGCAGGAACCCCGGACAGTTGCGGGCGAGGCGATCGATATCGGGGCCTACGAGTTACTGAGCGACAGCGAAGCCTACGATTTCAACCGGGACAGCAAGCTGAATATCCTGGACGTGGTTGCGCTGATTTTGTCGATAGTGCGCGGGGAAGCGGGCCTTTCGGCCGATGTCAACCGCGACGGGGCGGTGACTATCGCCGATTCGATTGCGCTGATTATCAAGCTGCGGGCTTTGTCCTGA
- a CDS encoding VCBS repeat-containing protein: MFDIRRGPNPVSIRPPVRSGALLALCCCLISACGSGGPEVRTKGSVMRWTHFDIAARLPGNGYGTGSIGLADYDRDGDLDIALSRRETLTAYWFERRDDSTWVRHEMGTSEHLARALGAEALDIDRDGLTDYVINSVWFKNPGGLGQNPDKPWPISEYDTEGRHDVVAGDVDGDGFEDILTYGYYGKEHDILAWFDTSADLEQYVISEGFGHHGGIAPNGIGDLDGDGDLDIVVPEFWFENPGDGRGGWERHEWPHEPIPHATFGTSTRCWVADIDSDGENDIVYSDCDTRNSHVYWCRNIGGGAGWVRQMLPDPPTGAGDVPGTGSWHSLGVADFDGDGDLDIFAGEQEDSTNSGREPLLSMKPKGLKERGVIWLNDGSTDPSFDCFVIHLDNPGWHDARLGDVDGDGDIDIVSKVWNKDGEYYHADYWRNDTE, encoded by the coding sequence ATGTTCGATATAAGACGCGGTCCGAATCCGGTATCGATACGCCCGCCTGTTCGCTCCGGCGCGCTGCTTGCTTTATGCTGCTGCCTGATCTCTGCCTGCGGCAGCGGTGGGCCGGAGGTGCGGACGAAGGGGTCGGTGATGCGCTGGACCCATTTCGATATCGCGGCCCGGCTCCCCGGCAACGGCTATGGTACCGGCAGTATCGGGCTGGCGGACTATGACCGCGACGGCGACCTGGATATCGCCCTCTCCCGCCGGGAAACCCTGACCGCCTACTGGTTCGAGCGCAGGGACGATTCCACCTGGGTGCGGCACGAGATGGGAACCTCCGAGCACCTGGCCCGCGCGCTGGGAGCCGAGGCGCTGGATATCGACCGTGACGGACTGACTGACTACGTAATCAACTCGGTCTGGTTTAAAAACCCCGGCGGGCTGGGCCAGAATCCAGATAAACCCTGGCCGATCAGCGAATACGATACCGAAGGCCGCCACGATGTGGTGGCGGGCGATGTGGACGGGGACGGCTTCGAGGACATCCTGACTTATGGCTATTACGGCAAGGAACATGACATCCTCGCCTGGTTTGACACCTCGGCTGATTTGGAGCAATATGTGATCAGCGAGGGTTTCGGGCATCATGGCGGTATCGCCCCCAACGGCATCGGCGATCTGGACGGCGATGGTGATCTGGACATAGTGGTGCCGGAATTCTGGTTCGAAAATCCGGGTGATGGACGCGGCGGGTGGGAACGGCACGAATGGCCCCATGAACCGATTCCGCACGCCACCTTCGGGACCAGCACTCGCTGCTGGGTGGCGGATATCGACAGCGACGGCGAGAACGACATAGTCTACAGCGACTGCGACACAAGGAATTCCCATGTCTACTGGTGCCGGAACATTGGTGGCGGCGCAGGCTGGGTACGCCAAATGCTGCCCGACCCGCCGACCGGGGCGGGCGACGTACCGGGCACCGGATCGTGGCACTCGCTGGGGGTGGCTGATTTCGACGGCGACGGGGACCTCGATATCTTCGCCGGGGAGCAGGAGGACTCGACCAACAGCGGCCGCGAGCCGCTGCTGTCGATGAAACCCAAGGGACTCAAGGAGCGCGGCGTGATCTGGCTCAACGATGGCTCCACCGACCCGTCTTTTGACTGCTTCGTGATCCATCTCGACAACCCGGGCTGGCACGACGCCAGGCTGGGCGATGTGGACGGGGACGGGGATATCGATATCGTCAGCAAGGTCTGGAACAAGGACGGCGAGTATTACCACGCCGATTACTGGCGGAATGATACGGAATAA
- a CDS encoding NAD(P)-dependent oxidoreductase gives MVADYKRGKGTSLGESVRKVGFIGLGLMGGPMARRLIDAGLEVAVYNRTASGTEEHSKAGARVCSSPAELAEACELILICVSDTPDVEEVLFAADGVAGGAAEGSVIVDHSTISPSASRVFAEKLRRQGLGFVDAPISGGTSGAAQGTLMVMAGGEKEHVDILRPVAGHYSSKLVHVGPAGQGQLMKCCNQLVAGLHVLALAEGFRFAEEAGLKPADAHEVIGGGAAGSFIWNKWGAMLLERDLSPGFKIKLHRKDLQLVRAECERVGLELPGLNVLLELYEKAIDKGFGELGDQALGKLL, from the coding sequence ATGGTCGCTGATTATAAGCGAGGAAAAGGAACATCACTGGGAGAGTCAGTGCGGAAAGTAGGATTTATCGGCCTGGGCCTGATGGGCGGCCCGATGGCCAGGCGCCTGATCGATGCGGGCCTGGAAGTGGCGGTCTACAACCGGACCGCCTCCGGGACTGAAGAACACAGCAAGGCCGGGGCGCGGGTTTGTTCCTCGCCGGCGGAGCTGGCCGAGGCCTGTGAGCTGATCCTGATCTGTGTCAGCGATACGCCCGACGTGGAGGAGGTGTTGTTCGCCGCGGACGGGGTTGCCGGAGGCGCGGCGGAGGGCAGCGTGATTGTCGACCACTCGACAATCAGCCCCAGCGCCAGCCGCGTGTTCGCCGAAAAACTTCGCCGACAGGGCCTGGGGTTCGTCGACGCCCCGATCTCCGGCGGCACCAGCGGCGCGGCCCAGGGTACGCTGATGGTGATGGCCGGCGGGGAAAAGGAGCATGTGGATATCCTGCGGCCCGTGGCCGGGCACTACAGCTCGAAACTGGTCCATGTCGGCCCGGCCGGCCAGGGGCAGCTGATGAAATGCTGCAACCAGTTGGTGGCGGGCCTTCACGTGCTGGCCCTGGCAGAGGGGTTCCGGTTCGCCGAGGAAGCGGGCCTGAAGCCAGCCGACGCCCACGAGGTTATCGGCGGCGGAGCGGCCGGCAGTTTTATCTGGAACAAGTGGGGCGCGATGCTGCTGGAGCGCGACCTGAGTCCGGGGTTCAAGATCAAGCTTCACCGCAAGGACCTCCAGCTCGTACGCGCCGAGTGCGAGCGCGTGGGTCTGGAGTTGCCGGGCCTGAACGTTCTGCTGGAGCTCTACGAGAAGGCGATCGACAAGGGGTTCGGCGAGCTGGGCGACCAGGCGCTGGGCAAGCTGCTCTGA
- a CDS encoding Gfo/Idh/MocA family oxidoreductase — translation MNNTHAEDYQMITNRIDRRNFFRTSSAAALALASVGMPGIGQGQQAEKPLKVGFIGVGGRGTVLLRLAMQLDWVEIPAICDINERNLGRAQRLVERRGQPLPAGYGDGPEDFRRMLEERDDLDAVIIGTPWVWHVPMCLAAMEAGVYTGVEVPAAQDIDECWQLVETCEKTGTPLMMLENYAYFRSAMMVMNLLDQGLFGELLHCAVGYQKDERGVRIGPNGELSFYAEARSKFDGNLYPTHAIGPAAWAMGINRGDRFDYLVSVSSRSVQTEKLIKDRFGPDHPAAKIDFVAGDINTSIIRTAGGSTVTVYYDTQSPRPWDPILRFQGDKGIFMGSIDKIYIEGISQANRAYEDAGPYYEKYDHPLWKKWGSLDVAHLGRGVSDFLAVQQFLEAARRKAPTPLNVYDAVAWSALTPLSIESVARGSAPAKFPEFSGGRWQEKQDRIYYGI, via the coding sequence ATGAATAACACGCACGCGGAGGACTATCAAATGATTACCAACAGGATCGACCGCAGGAATTTTTTCCGTACCTCCTCGGCTGCCGCCCTGGCTCTGGCCTCAGTCGGCATGCCGGGGATCGGACAGGGCCAGCAGGCAGAGAAACCGCTGAAAGTCGGCTTTATCGGCGTCGGGGGCAGGGGAACCGTGCTGCTGCGTCTGGCGATGCAGCTTGATTGGGTGGAAATTCCCGCGATCTGCGATATCAACGAGCGCAACCTGGGCCGCGCCCAGCGGCTGGTGGAGCGACGCGGCCAGCCGTTGCCCGCAGGCTACGGCGACGGTCCCGAGGATTTCCGCCGGATGCTCGAGGAGCGCGATGACCTCGATGCGGTGATTATCGGTACGCCGTGGGTCTGGCACGTGCCGATGTGCCTGGCCGCGATGGAGGCCGGGGTGTATACCGGCGTGGAAGTCCCCGCGGCGCAGGACATCGACGAGTGCTGGCAGTTGGTGGAAACCTGCGAGAAAACAGGTACTCCGCTGATGATGCTCGAAAACTACGCCTATTTCCGCAGCGCGATGATGGTGATGAACCTGCTGGACCAGGGCCTGTTCGGCGAACTGCTCCACTGCGCGGTGGGTTACCAGAAAGATGAGCGCGGGGTGCGGATCGGACCCAATGGCGAGCTTTCTTTCTATGCCGAGGCCAGGAGCAAGTTTGACGGTAACCTGTATCCCACCCACGCGATCGGCCCGGCCGCCTGGGCGATGGGGATCAACCGCGGGGACAGGTTCGACTACCTGGTCTCGGTCAGCTCCCGCAGCGTCCAGACCGAGAAACTTATCAAAGACAGGTTCGGACCCGATCACCCGGCGGCAAAAATCGATTTCGTCGCCGGCGATATCAACACCAGTATCATCCGCACCGCCGGAGGCAGTACGGTTACGGTCTACTACGACACCCAGTCTCCGCGCCCGTGGGACCCGATCCTCCGTTTCCAGGGCGACAAGGGTATCTTCATGGGCAGCATAGACAAGATTTACATCGAGGGGATCAGCCAGGCCAACCGGGCCTACGAGGACGCCGGACCCTACTACGAGAAGTACGACCACCCGCTGTGGAAAAAATGGGGCAGCCTCGATGTGGCCCACCTGGGACGCGGCGTGAGCGATTTTCTGGCGGTCCAGCAGTTCCTAGAGGCCGCGCGCCGTAAGGCGCCCACTCCGCTGAATGTCTACGATGCGGTGGCCTGGAGCGCGCTTACCCCGCTGTCTATCGAATCGGTGGCCCGGGGCAGCGCGCCGGCCAAATTCCCCGAATTCAGCGGGGGCAGGTGGCAAGAGAAACAGGACAGGATTTACTACGGGATTTAA